The window GTCTGCGCCGCGCTCGGCGTCGCGACCGCCGACGGGCTCTACGCCCTCGTGGCCACCCTCGGCGGCTCAGCCCTGGCCGCCGCACTGCGTCCGGTACTGGTACCGCTGCGCTGGGCCTCCGCCCTGGTCCTCGCGATCCTCGCGGTACGCGGCGCCGTCAGCGCCGTACGCCACCACCGCGACCACCGCGTCACCACCGGCGGCCGCTCCACTCCCCCTCCCCCGAGCCCGGCGCGCGCCTACCTGGCGCTGCTCGGCATCACCCTGCTCAACCCCACCACGGTCATCTACTTCGCGGCTCTCGTGCTCGGCACCCGCGCGACGGATGCCGTACCACCCCTGGAACAGGGCGTGTTCGTGCTGGCCGCCTTCGCCGCGTCGGCGAGCTGGCAGGTGCTGCTCGCCGGGAGCGGCGCACTGCTGGGGCGGGTGCTGACGGGGCAGCGGGGGCGGCTGGTGACGGCGCTGGTGTCGAGCGGCGTGATCCTGGCACTGGCCGTACGGATGCTGATGTAGTCGCGGCAGGATGAATCACGCGCGCGTGCGTGTTGCAGAGGGACGTAAGTCAGTACCAGGACACGACGATGGGACTTAGGCCATGCCTCTTCACGGTGCGTACGAGCCGAGCCCGACCAAGTGGGTACGCGACCAGGTGGAGTTGTACGAGAGCTCCGGCGGCACCCAGGGCACGACCCTCTTGGACACCGGGATGCCGGTGATCCTGCTCACGACCCGGGGTGTCAAGAGCGGAAAGATCCGCAAGACGCCGCTGATGCGCGTCGAGCACGAGGGGCGGTATGCCGTGGTGGCCTCGCAGGGCGGGGCGCCCAAGCACCCGGTCTGGTACCACAACGTCAAGGCCGATCCCCAGGTGGAGCTCCAGGACGGACCGGTGAAGCGGGACATGCGGGCCCGCGAGATCACCGGCGCGGAGAAGGACGAGTGGTGGGAGCGGGCCGTCGCGGCGTATCCGCCGTACGCCGACTACCAGGAGAAGACGGACCGGGTGATCCCGGTCTTCGTGCTGGAGCCGCTCGACGAGGACTGACGGGTCGGCCGCGGTCTCGGCCAGCGCTTCGGCTGGGGCTGATCGGCCTCCGAAAAGTTTTTCTCGCCCGGGACGCATGAACCGTTGTCCGCCGGGCACCCGTGCGTCAGGCCCCGCCGCGTTCCCCCGTCGCGGCGGGGCTTCTTCGTGCCTCGCATGCGGCGCCCGCACCAGCGACAGGCCCTCGGCCACGAAGGCGACGCCGAGCACGACCATGCCCGCCACCTTGCCGCCGAACTCCTCGTCGGCGCCGCTGGACCTCGTTCATGCTGTCCGCCCGGCGAGGAGTCCTCCGACGGCCTTGGCGACGGCGATGACGAGGTTGGGTGAGATTGGGGAACCCGGCGTACGACACAGCCGTATGGCAGGAAGGAGCCCGGTCATGAGCGGCGGGGGCAACACCGCCTACGGGAGGAAGTCGTTCCATCGGTCGAAGGCCCACTTCACGGACCGGATCACCGCGGACGGCCGGGACGGCTGGCCGGTGGCGGCGGGCCGCTACCGTCTGGTGGTCAGCCGTGCCTGTCCGTGGGCGAGCCGGGCGGTGATCTCCCGGCGGCTGCTCGGCCTGGAGGACGCCCTGTCGCTGGCGATCGCCGACCCGATCCAGGACGACCGCAGCTGGCGCTTCACGCTGGACCCCGACGACCGCGACCCGGTGCTCGGCATCCGCTTCCTGCGCGAGGCCTTCGACAGGCGGGAGACCGACTACCCGGGCGGCGTCAGCGTGCCCGCGATCGTGGACGTGCCGAGCGGCGTGCTCGTCACCAACGACTATCAGCAGATCACGCTCGACCTCGCCACCGAGTGGACGGCCCTGCACCGCGAGGGGGCGCCCGACCTGTACCCCGAGGCGCGGCGGGACGAGATCGACGCCGTGATGGCGGACGTCTTCGAGGACGTCAACAACGGTGTGTACCGGGCGGGCTTCGCCACCGGCCAGGACGAGTACGAGGGGGCGTACGCGCGTCTCTTCCGGCGGCTGGAGCTGCTGGCGCAGCGGCTGGCCGGGCAGCGCTATATGGTCGGCGACACGATCACCGAGGCGGACATCCGGCTGTTCACCACGCTGGTCCGCTTCGACGCCGTCTATCACGGCCACTTCAAGTGCAACCGCTGGAAGTTGACGGAGAATCAGGTCCTGTGGGCGTATGCCCGCGACCTCTACCAGACGCCCGGATTCGGTGACACCGTCGACTTCGACCACATCAAGCGGCACTACTACCAGGTGCACAGCGGCATCAACCCGACCGGCATCGTGCCCCTCGGACCGGATCTGCCGGGGTGGCTGACACCGCACCACCGTCAGGAGCTGGGCGGCAGGCCGTTCGGCGACGGGACACCGCCCGGGCCGGTTCCCGAGGCCGAGCAGGTCCCGGCGCGGGGACGGCCCTGACCGACGAAGGAGGCGCAGGCGCACATGGCCGGCAAGACCAAGAGGAACAAGCAGAAGAAGATGAAGCTCCCCCTCGCCTACAAGCCCTTGGGATTCGCGCTCGGCTGGGCGAGCGGTGCGCTGGCGGGGCTCGCCTTCCGCAAAACATGGATGGCGATACGGCACGAGGAGGACGCCCCCGACGCCCTGGACCGGGACCGCGGCTGGGGCGAGATCCTGCTGGCGGCCGCGGTCCAGGGCGCCCTCTTCGCGGTGGCACGCAGCTTGGCGGACCGCACGGGCGCCAAGGCGATCGAACGCTCGACGGGTGTGTGGCCGGTCAGTGAGAAGGGCGGGCGGGACTGAGAGCACACGTACGGGAGACCTGTCCGGAACAGATCCTTCGGGCGACCGGCCGGAACCGTCCCTCCGGAAGGCCGGCCGGAGCCGAGGTGACTCAGCCCTGCTTCGGCGCCGTAGAGGCGAGGCGGCGCAGGGTGAAGGAGTGGCCGGCCGGGTCGGCGTAGCCGCGTTCCTCGTACGGCCCCGCCGCGTCCTTCGCCTCCAGGGGA of the Streptomyces sp. T12 genome contains:
- a CDS encoding LysE/ArgO family amino acid transporter, with translation MTAALVAGLIAGYGIAVPVGAVATYLVSLTARTSLRTGVCAALGVATADGLYALVATLGGSALAAALRPVLVPLRWASALVLAILAVRGAVSAVRHHRDHRVTTGGRSTPPPPSPARAYLALLGITLLNPTTVIYFAALVLGTRATDAVPPLEQGVFVLAAFAASASWQVLLAGSGALLGRVLTGQRGRLVTALVSSGVILALAVRMLM
- a CDS encoding nitroreductase family deazaflavin-dependent oxidoreductase is translated as MPLHGAYEPSPTKWVRDQVELYESSGGTQGTTLLDTGMPVILLTTRGVKSGKIRKTPLMRVEHEGRYAVVASQGGAPKHPVWYHNVKADPQVELQDGPVKRDMRAREITGAEKDEWWERAVAAYPPYADYQEKTDRVIPVFVLEPLDED
- a CDS encoding glutathione S-transferase family protein encodes the protein MSGGGNTAYGRKSFHRSKAHFTDRITADGRDGWPVAAGRYRLVVSRACPWASRAVISRRLLGLEDALSLAIADPIQDDRSWRFTLDPDDRDPVLGIRFLREAFDRRETDYPGGVSVPAIVDVPSGVLVTNDYQQITLDLATEWTALHREGAPDLYPEARRDEIDAVMADVFEDVNNGVYRAGFATGQDEYEGAYARLFRRLELLAQRLAGQRYMVGDTITEADIRLFTTLVRFDAVYHGHFKCNRWKLTENQVLWAYARDLYQTPGFGDTVDFDHIKRHYYQVHSGINPTGIVPLGPDLPGWLTPHHRQELGGRPFGDGTPPGPVPEAEQVPARGRP
- a CDS encoding DUF4235 domain-containing protein — its product is MAGKTKRNKQKKMKLPLAYKPLGFALGWASGALAGLAFRKTWMAIRHEEDAPDALDRDRGWGEILLAAAVQGALFAVARSLADRTGAKAIERSTGVWPVSEKGGRD